In Phaseolus vulgaris cultivar G19833 chromosome 3, P. vulgaris v2.0, whole genome shotgun sequence, the sequence TCTTGATGTATAAAATGGTGGCCGTCTATTATAACAACTTCAAGGTTGGGAACAAGGCTCTTGAAAAGACCACTTTCCACAAAAGCCTTTGTACCGGCTGTTTCAAAATCAAAAGCCATGTCTTTGTTTCCTGCTATGAACTTCGTTGGAACTGTTATCTTTGATCCTTGCCATGGTGCAAGAAGCTCCCAATTTCTGTAACCGTAGACCATCAACGTACGTAAAGGTTAATTCTTTCATTAACAAATATCATTTATCGGATTTTATCTTTTTACTGTATGTCATGTGAGTGAGAAACATCATAGAAGAAGAATGGTTTATGATAAGATGTAAAAGTTTATGCTTAGCTCATAAGTCAGTGTTATTTAAATTTCTCTGTCAAATTAAATTGTTGGAAATGTAATATTAAATCCGCACACAACTTAGACAATTTTATAATATCGGCCACTGAAAAAAGGAGTTGGTTTTTCCAAGTTTGACTAAAGAAGAGAATTCAAAGTTGCATTGTGTACTTGGTAAGGAATtgaattattatgttttaaaaaattaagcaaGAAAAGTAGTGATGAAAAAACTTACAAGTCCATTGCACGGTAATAATTGAGTGGACCAGTGAAACCAGACTCTTGGAATTTGTCTGCAAAGAAAGTGAGTTCTTCCTCAGTTATCCATGATGGCAGAACCGAAGGTGTTGACAGGAAATCAATTAGCTCCATGCCCGGTGGAGATGCTAGAAAATCTTTACATGTCATCAGAATAAACTTCTTCATCACTGTCAAATAATCATATCTAGCAAAAGCTCTCTCTGCTCTGCCTGGTTCCTGCATACCCAACTCCACAAATAAATCACATCATGTATATCACTAAAAGCAATTTAGGCAAGATTtgtcataaatttattttgaaacacATATAAATGCAAAAGAAGCAGTAAGTAAAAGGAACCTGGAACTGGCAGACATGACTCTGATCTCCAAAAAAATTTCTGATAATTTCAACCGGTTTAGTGGTGGGAGATCTAGGGTGGTAAGGAACACCCAGAGCAACAAATCCTTTTACTCTGTCAGGTCTAAACAGGCTTAGATGCCATCCAATGTTTGCTCCCCAATCAGACCCAACAACAAATGCCTGTAGTGTTCAAATTGGTTAAAAACAGAAAGAGAAGCAAAAAAAAAGGAAGCATGATCATATATACTCATACTAAAAGGCATACAACTTTGCAAAGAGATATGATACCTGTTGTTCACCAAAATGGTCAAGCAAAGCTATAAGATCACCTACAACGTGGTGAAAAGTGTAGGAAGAAGGATCAATAGGAGAATCAGAGTCACCATATCCTCTTAGATCAGGTGCAACCGCATGATAGCCATGTTGGGCCAAGTAATTGATCTGGTGGCGCCAGGCATACCATAATTCTGGGAAGCCATGAAGCAGAAGAACAAGTGGACCTGTCCCTTTCTCTGCCACATGTATCCATATCCCGTTGGCTTTGATTCTTTGATGTTTCACTTCACTCACCATCTCTAAGTGCTCCATAACCTTTGAGGATCAAATTAAGGAAAGTTGGAGGGTGAAGCAGATGAAACATGCCTCAGAGAAAAAGACTATTAAATGCCATGCCTTGGGTCAGACCACAACTCTGACTTGTTAATAACAACTACTTTTCTCTATCCCATACAAATCATACTAACGTGACAAATTTGGATTTGACAATCTAAAACTATCAGACAAAAAGATAATTTCAtacttattttttctattcTCTTTCAACTCTACACTCATTTGTCATAATCTTCTTTAAGTGTGAGTCTTCTTCGCACATTACAAATTCTATGTTTATTTGGAAAGTGTGCTACTTAAAATCTTCTACTTATTCAACACTTCCCAGAATGtagatttttttcttatatattgttTACGTTATTAACCTCCTTAGAAAAATAGTttgtaaatatttatcattCCAATTTTCTTCGCctataaatatttctaaaaaaaatccaaatgaAACCTAAACGAGTGGCATTTATAAATAATGTTTGTAGGTAAAGAGAACATTGTTAGGTACTCTCATAGCTGGAAAAGTTAGTCATACGACATCTATTGTAAACTATTATGTAttacaattataactaaaatataGAACATTTCtgaattatttgaaattttttaactttttaaacaTTTGGTTTAGataaatcatatattttattcaCATAATGTCAAAAATACACAACCAAAAAGaaagtaaacaaaaacaaattaacaTAACGTTCCTAACTAACCGTCAAGATGGTGTAGTAGACAATCTCTCACTAAACTAGACAATCATATTAAATGGTGTAAAATTAAACCATCTattcaaacaaacaaataaataagaCGATTTAATAAAAGACCGTCTATACAAAGATTAGACGATTTAGCAAATGACCATCTCTACAAAGACTAGACAATCTAGCAAAAgactatctacacaaaaataaagtttatcaattttttaatataatattttaagaagAGAGAGTTAAGTCAATTGTAGATTTTGAAAGTGTAAGCAACAAGAACCCATATAAGAGAGTTCACAAGTTGCACTACTTTGTCTGTCAcactaaaaaattatctttcttgaagtttcattttaactttattcataataaaataaaaatgtaatgtTTTAGGAACACCTTTAAAAAGAGAATAATAAGATAAGTGAAAGACAAATTTCTTTTTAACAAATCCATAGAAGAGTCAGTATTAATATGATTACTTACatttttataatcattatagtttatattattagtatGGTCATTAATATCATAATTAGTATTAATCACCTTATATctatcattataaaaaataaatttaacgtaaaatatttaaattaaataactaaTATGTGCCACACAATATTATACAAAGAtagatagatttttttttacactttcTTTTATCCTTAAAATAGCTTCCTTCATTTAAAAAACATCACACTAATCTTCTTCATTATTTATAACAGTGTCTCTACAAGCaacttgttttaaaaataaaaaaaaggagtTTATAAGcaatattaaaacaaattagGAGTAATTAGGGTGATTCAcccttaaattttattaaattgttGTGAACGTGTTAACTTTTAccttattttttaacttttataatccttaattataaaaaaaaagaaagagaaagtcAGCACAACAACAAACAACCAGAGAAATGCGGAAGGTTGCATAAAACGGCACCCTTCAATCTTGGAAGGTTGCATAAAACGGCACCCTTCAATCTTGGACTTCAGTTCATCTCTCAAATCTCAATCCCAAACAGAGATATATATATAAGTCACACACCATCCTTCATTTTCATTATCttatttctccttttcttttcttttcttttcactttttattcttctttttcatgACGTCCATTTCTAAAATCagaaattagatttttttttaaatatctagTTTCGAGAGACAATGTAGAAGATCAATTCAGAGATTTACTTCTCAAATCATaacctatttttcttttcaagggTTCATAATTATCAGGGTTTTGTATGATAACATGCTTTCTTGTTCTATGAATTCGTTCGTGTTTTTTCTTAAATTCTGGATAAgctttttattgtttttctggtCTCTTGAATTCAGAATGATTGATTCTTTgacaatttttaatattgatgGTTGAGTCGAAATAGGTTTAGCATTGCTTACTTTTCTTTGCTCAATACTTATGGGCAAAGGAAATGTTTGATGAATGCTTACATAAATAATTAGGAGTTTGTTAGTTCTCGAGGACTGATATAGTTCTTGGGGTTCGGGAACTTCTACATATCTCTTACTCGCAACATCATTCCATGCATGAACTATAACTAGTAATTCATCTATTTATTATAGATTAGTTTAAATATCgctattattatattattagaaaGGGATTATGAAACAGTATATGTATGAAAAATGATTTCTGAAACCATGATACCTTACCATATTCGAATAAAGTGAAGTTGAAAAAGTATAAAATTGAGTGTTGTCTAAAATACAATTCTATTAAACaaaaatgtttcttctgaaTGCAAACATTGAAAAACAGAATAACTAGACAGTGCCGCAGTGACCTCTCTTTGTGTTGGTGCGTGTATTACATGGTGTCATTTGTTGGTGTGACATTTTGAAGATAAGTATTGTGCCATAGAAGGTGGATCATAGACCAAACCAATGATGCCACAACCATGCAAAGCTTGTTTGAAAACACAATCTAAGTAGAATAACCAATGATGTTTCCTTTAAGAGGTTGGTCGCCACATCGCTTTCTTGCCATTAAGTAACCCTTCTTGGCTTGTGGAGGTTATTTCCCAATGGAGAGATTTCAACAAATTCTCCACTTCACCGATCACACTTGGCTCATCACGGACAATCAAATTACCTCCTGGTCTTAGTATTCTGTCAACTTCTGCTATCACAGGAACAAGATTGCACCTGACAAAACCAAACAACAAAACCACATTTCAAATCATCTCATACACTAAATAACTATGCAACTAAAAAATTCTCTGCTTCCATTTTTACCTTTTCATTAGATTTGAGAAAAGATGATCTGCATGCAGTAGATCGTAAGTTCGTGGATAGGTGCTGAAGGATTCACACCAATCATGGTATATACCAATAAGACCCCGTTCATAGATGAGAGGAAGTGTATCTACAGCATCTATGTTCACCACATTAAATACCCAAACAGGAAGATCCTTCAGAGCTGCTGCGAATCTGCATTCACATTGAGTATATAACTTTGATGAATAACATACCCTTATAATCAATGATACAACTGTATTAACAAGGCATGCATGGTAGATTTATAGAGACTACTAAAAGTATGGCatacaaattaaaagaatatacgTGATTTTGTTAGTCCAAGCTGAATCGATATATATACACCTACCCTCCACAACTGGCTCGCATGTCCATGATATTTCTGACGTTAGACCAAGATACCCCAATGTTGCTAAGCTCATCGACAACGTTTTTCCAACGTTCATTATCTGCTGCAAAGTCTTGAGAAGCTTGCAACCAGTCTGGGACCTTTTGCAGTCTCTCAGGCCAAGCTTCAGGCCATTTAGTTCCTCTCTCATTGTCAACAGGCAGCTTGTGCATGCACGCCTGGAGCGGAACATACCTgtaaaaaacatataatataataaaacaatttcTGCCATCAATCTGTACAAGTTGTAAATACAAGAGAATCGAGAGATTTACCATGCAGCATTAGGATCATCCTCGGCTTTGCACATAGGAGGTTGATTTTGCTCCCTTTGCTCGTAACATTCATTGGTAAGGGGTTTGCGGTAGAACGCTGCACCAACTTGATTCAGTTTATCCTTTTTTATGCTTACGAGTTCCCAGCAAATGGCCTTCGTCAATACGCTCATTTCTACAGAAAAATAACAATATGTCAGACCCTACAACAATGCAAACttcattccttttttttttataacaatataTGTGCATATATCATACGCTTCCATATCTGAGCATCTTCTTCGATCGTTTGGTACACAGGTGTGGCACACCACACAAAGTAACCCCCTGGTCTAAGAAGACGATTCAGTTCCAAAAGCAACATGCCACCTACAATAGATTCACACACTTCTCTTCAACAACACGAACACTCAAAATTGAAACATTAAGTTCAGAAAATGAGTAcaaatttaaagaaaagaaaagtgttgGTGAGATTAACAACCATCTTCATGCCAAGGTACACGACAACGTGCgcaatgaataagatcaaagaCTTGGCTGGGGAACTGCAACCTTTGAGTACCCATCACGGCAGATATTGCCGGTATCCCTCTCTCAAGGGCAAACTGCACTTGTGCTTCATGCTCATCTTTGGGTGCAAAAGACATAGCAATAACATCCCTTTCAAATAGAAAACCTCCAAAACTGCCAACCCCACACCCAACATCCAAAATCACTCTAGTGTGCGTTCCCCATGCAATACCTGGTTCAGCCTGTGTAACAATCACAACATCTTTTCAACAATCATGTGGAAAGTTGTATACTCACCAGTTATATATATGTACTAAAATTACCTGTTGAAGAAAATCAATGTAGTGGAGAGCACCGTGAATGAACTGGGTGCCCCCTCCCGGGAATGTCAAGAATTCACCCTTCAACTTCACCCAGTTTTGGTGTCCCTTCACGTCTGCTAACAGAGTGTGTGGTATGTTGTGGTACCATATCTGTTAGAAAGACAAGGTaactaaaactttaattttgagAAATTCATCATCATATACCTAATAACATGCACAAAGCACCTACACAATTTCTACTAAATTTAATAAACCTACTTATTTTTGCTAATATTATTTGTGTAAAGAACGCCTTCAgagaaaattatataataaacaaataactaattaattaagtATTTAGATAAAATGtggatattataaaaaaaatcatcaccACTTCCAtagttttttcaaataattaatatttcaagaTAAAGTGGAACTCAAAAGGAATAAGCAGTTTTTTAGATATGAAATCATGGAGTGAATGCTTTATTAGTATATATCATACAGTCTTTTAAAATCTATTATATAATCTTACCTGGTATTTCATTGTTTTTGTGAGTGTTGAATAAATATGATTTGAACCAAAGTTTTCCCTTCCAAATATGTTACCTTATCTCTGCTGGCAGGCCATTGGATTGGTATTTTGTAACCCTTGGGAAGTGGTACGAGACAAGTTGGTGCATCCTCAGGGCAGTGCCTCTCTCGGTGTACGAAATGTTTTCTAGTAGAAGTTTTTAAATACTTCTCATTATCCAAACATGGAATATAATCATGACCAGTTGAGACATTGCAGATACTCCAATTCAAATCTTGCAACTTTACTTCATCGTTACCACCACCTAATTCCTCCTTCTGTCTTTTCTTCTCAACTTCAGACTCATCTCCTTGTGTCGGCCACTCCTTCTTCAATATTTGGCCCCACTTCCTCATATTCTTAACCTTCTTCTTTTCTCCACCCTCATCTTCCACCcttgtcttttcttctttctctgtCACCTCACCTTTGTCTTCCCTTAGTTGTTGCACATTCGCGTCATCGTCATTGTTCTTACCCTTTTGCACATCAAAACTTTGTTGATCGTCACTCATGCTCTCTTCTTGGTTTTCTTTCATATTCACATTCTTAGCTTCTgcattttgttttgtatttagattttctttttcatcttgTGTTACGTTGTTGTTTTCTTCTTCACCCTTTTGATCCTCTTCAGATGCTTGAACACTTTGAGCCTCTTTCTCACTATTATCACTTTTCTGATCATTGTCCGAACCTGCACCAACTTTATTTTCAGTGGAAACTTCTTTCTTAACGGTGTTTCCACCCTCATTTGCCATGGCGTCGTCGGAGAGGTTGCCAGCGTTGTCTCCATATATATCACTTTCCCTTTGGCCATGGCTTTTGGTGTTAGATTCACTTGACTCTTCTAAGATATTTGTGGTGGTTTCTCGTGGCTCTTCTGAGATATTTGTGGTGGTTTCTCGTGGCTCTTCTGAGATATTCGTTGTGGTTTCTCGTGGCTCTTCTGCGGTATTTGTGGTGGTTTCTCGTGGCTCTTCTGAGATATTTGTGGTTGTTTCATGTGGCTCTTCTGGGATATTTGTGGTTGTTTCACGTGACGAGTCTTCTGCGATATGTGTGGTGGTTTCAACTGGATCATCTTGTTGGATGATGTTTGTGGTTGTTGTGGTGGTGGTTTCAGGTGTGTCTTCAACGAGGTCAGTGTTAGTGGTTTCAGAGTTGTTATCATCGATGGGTGTGCGTGTTTTAGGTGTGACGACAGAGTTGGAGGTTAGCATCCATATGCCCAAAACACAAAGCGCGGTGAAGATGAGTGTAGTTAAGGTTGATGTGTAAGAAGTTGAAGATGATGATCTCCTGGCTCGTGACTTGGGTTGAGCCATTGGTGTGTATTGTGTTGGATTTGTTGGTGAGAGTGAAATTGGAAGAGATTAGAGAGAGTTGTTGAGATGGTGAAGTGATGTTTGTGGAGGAAGATTAAGGAGAGAATAAATTGTTTGTATGTTGGAAGTTGGAAAGTATCAATGATCCAATAGAGTCGGAGTAGGAAGTTGTTGAGACAACTTGGTTGCTATGTATGTTTCACTGAGAAATCGCACACATCAGACCCAGGTTTGGTTCTCACTGTTGGAATACAATCATGAGATATGTTTTAACATGAACAAAAGTCAATAACAACTTCCTTTATCTTAGAGTGCATTTTTAAGAcatgcattaaaaaatatgtaaaaaagaaGAGAgattaatattgaaaaatacaCCTTTCAACACCTTTTATAAACTATTCCTTTCTTTGGTTCCTGATGAAgaatatatatttgatatacACGCATATACtgaaaatcatatatatattattaaaatgggtttctatttaataattttctaataataattactaaatattattagtttGGTAGGTAAAATCTTAAGacaaaataaagagaaaatataattatattcttATGACTTAATTAACATAACATATAGTCATTATGCCTTATATTTATAAGTATCCCAAGATGCATGTTTTATTTTGAAGTTTTGAAGCAAGATTTTGGATTCAAAGTATTTGAGTTTGTTTTTTAAAtggataattaatattatatttttcaatgcAACAAaggatagagaaaaaaaaattattcaagaaaataattatttaacattagcttttaaatgattaaaaattaaaagttgacattaattaattaataatttcgAATATTCTGTCATAAGTATGTGATTTTAGAATAGTTGATGTTAATTCATTAATAAATGAGTTGACatagttaaaattatataaatcaaacaaaaatacTAGAGGTTGTAACGTGAGAAAagattgtaatttttaaaattcattgtAACAATTCTAATTATAGGAaccttttattatatttaaatattatgtttagtttttgtaaaagaaaaacaaaagtatCTTTTAACCTAACAATAATAtgttttttacttaaaaaaggTGAAATATTATTCATCTTTAGTATTACGAGTGATAAGaagaggagagagagaaaatgtGAGATGCAAGATGCGATAGAaacacaaagaaaagaaaagaaaaggaaaaagagttttgaaaaaggaaactatataaaattattgttaaatttttttatatacatacTATGTATATATGTTGTTTCTTTTACGGAGTAGACTTGTACGTAGATATTTATTTACTGTAATTTTCTTAAGAgcataaaattaaaagataaagataacatgagtaaattaaacaaaaaaaaatatgatacatcttttttattttttttattttgagattTGTTAAAACTATTTTGTTCACTCAATGTTAAAAaagcatataaaattattgataaaattatGTGATCGCTtatctattatttttgtttttataaataggAAGTCATATTTTGTGAATTTACACCTCTTTCTCAATGTCTTAATAGTAAAAAGTTACTTCGAGCACCcaggtttttcttttttctaactgaaccttccttttcctttttttctccAACTTTTGTTCCAGTAACATTCTTCTACATTAATTTGTAATGTAGAAGAATATTCTTCTACATTTGTTTGGTTTCATAGTTTTAGAGATTAAGttacaaaaagaataaaatttttgCACCGGAAATTTAATTTCTAGAATATTAATTTCAGACCCATGGAATATTCTTCAAAAAAACGAAGAGGTGGACAAAGAAATTAGTGGGGTGGAAGAAGTTAAAGCCTACATACTTGGTCACTATGAACACTTTATGAGCCATTTGGGCTGATTTTTTAGCCTTTTGGGCTGAatctagaaaataattttggacAAATTCTTCCTGTACCTTATAAATTGTGACCACAGCTGATCaccttttaaattttcaaaattatctttcatttcaaaactgaaaatctaaaattcaaaattatgttTTGGAAATGAAATTTCAGAATAGAATTctaaaatcaaaatctcattttaaaaagaacaatttcataatacaaaaaatacatttcagaaaagaaattatgaaaaacaaaatcaaaatatgtATTCTAGAAATGGATA encodes:
- the LOC137805977 gene encoding probable methyltransferase PMT27, producing the protein MAQPKSRARRSSSSTSYTSTLTTLIFTALCVLGIWMLTSNSVVTPKTRTPIDDNNSETTNTDLVEDTPETTTTTTTNIIQQDDPVETTTHIAEDSSRETTTNIPEEPHETTTNISEEPRETTTNTAEEPRETTTNISEEPRETTTNISEEPRETTTNILEESSESNTKSHGQRESDIYGDNAGNLSDDAMANEGGNTVKKEVSTENKVGAGSDNDQKSDNSEKEAQSVQASEEDQKGEEENNNVTQDEKENLNTKQNAEAKNVNMKENQEESMSDDQQSFDVQKGKNNDDDANVQQLREDKGEVTEKEEKTRVEDEGGEKKKVKNMRKWGQILKKEWPTQGDESEVEKKRQKEELGGGNDEVKLQDLNWSICNVSTGHDYIPCLDNEKYLKTSTRKHFVHRERHCPEDAPTCLVPLPKGYKIPIQWPASRDKIWYHNIPHTLLADVKGHQNWVKLKGEFLTFPGGGTQFIHGALHYIDFLQQAEPGIAWGTHTRVILDVGCGVGSFGGFLFERDVIAMSFAPKDEHEAQVQFALERGIPAISAVMGTQRLQFPSQVFDLIHCARCRVPWHEDGGMLLLELNRLLRPGGYFVWCATPVYQTIEEDAQIWKQMSVLTKAICWELVSIKKDKLNQVGAAFYRKPLTNECYEQREQNQPPMCKAEDDPNAAWYVPLQACMHKLPVDNERGTKWPEAWPERLQKVPDWLQASQDFAADNERWKNVVDELSNIGVSWSNVRNIMDMRASCGGFAAALKDLPVWVFNVVNIDAVDTLPLIYERGLIGIYHDWCESFSTYPRTYDLLHADHLFSNLMKRCNLVPVIAEVDRILRPGGNLIVRDEPSVIGEVENLLKSLHWEITSTSQEGLLNGKKAMWRPTS
- the LOC137808425 gene encoding uncharacterized protein — its product is MEHLEMVSEVKHQRIKANGIWIHVAEKGTGPLVLLLHGFPELWYAWRHQINYLAQHGYHAVAPDLRGYGDSDSPIDPSSYTFHHVVGDLIALLDHFGEQQAFVVGSDWGANIGWHLSLFRPDRVKGFVALGVPYHPRSPTTKPVEIIRNFFGDQSHVCQFQEPGRAERAFARYDYLTVMKKFILMTCKDFLASPPGMELIDFLSTPSVLPSWITEEELTFFADKFQESGFTGPLNYYRAMDLNWELLAPWQGSKITVPTKFIAGNKDMAFDFETAGTKAFVESGLFKSLVPNLEVVIIDGHHFIHQEKAQEVSDEILSFIRRFPPNASI